The Besnoitia besnoiti strain Bb-Ger1 chromosome Unknown contig00050, whole genome shotgun sequence DNA segment agacctccgataatccaatcagttgcctctggatttaacaccatcaagctagtacttagtggaggatacattgtccaaccaagaccactaccaaactcggaacaaatactttgagttaacaacacagaacctaatggtactagaaaataggagatcgcgttagttcttgggaaaacgacttccgaaccaccaatatatattggtacaaagaagttaccatatcctccgtacaaagcaggcattaagaacataaagatcatagctaggccatgtatcgttattatcacattataagtagctatcgtctctgtacaaatgatccgcgatccagaactgtataactcaaatcgaataaacaaagacattatagttcctagaatactgaagatgactccggttatgagatacagacaaccaagttctttatgattgcagtacaccaccaccccactggactgcttaagacagctaaaagtgttggatttcaatatcacggtaatcatgtttgcttggaagctgtagtcattataactattgatttagtataagcatagaaccaatccggtagtaagatatacgatagtagctaatctaccatataagatataagtcgcttgtggaatagcactaccaataataatcaagaagatcatactgtatacccaaataattacccatccactgactacatttcgagtcataaaatgttgtcgtatcaacattcgagtattcaaagctcgaatttcagataaaagagctaagttaatgagagaggacataaatactaacaaaccaccggttttggatgggattacttttaacaccgcataatatgctaaaaagtaccattcaggtacgatatgaagcggagttacaaaccggttcactggtatggagttatctgggtgcgataattcaatcaaaccaaaagccgtttgtaagaaaattaaaccaattagataatatggtagatagggaacaaactgtctccagacgttcttaacccagctcacgtattacatctgacggtgaactagcgttcctaactgaatcttgttcaataacaagggagtaatgagccgacatggaggtgctgatacaatcgaggattagaactcccaatattatctgacctgttatccccggcgtaccttacgaccgttatatgatttagagatagaatgtaatgtggattaatatccacatggtttctacaaagtgtagatataaaatagtgaatggttctgtaaagatcttgcataacatacctttagatttgcttagcattatagagcttgtaggcatgtaagtaactaaagaactatagatactttgagtgaagaatacaaggatagctccaacaataacatggctaaaatgtataccagttaagatgaaaagtccattaccaaatgcattatcattaatataaagagatagtcctaagtattccgtacagactaacattaagaaggcgactaccaaagtgaatgtcatgatattcgtacagcttgtatacaaatgttggtttttcaaatatacgctggataccactatacttaatgcacttaacatgatggtcatgaaaagcacaagagaacttggatccggtaaacaaagaccttcaagatctaaaccagtagtccaactcgtagtatatactccccagaaaaaggtagtttatatcaacctaggaatcccattttagtaagtgtaacatggagtctagcttcagttgttatctgatggtattgcatgccctgagttacgtaaggaaaaggaaaggttaccgctatttaaacacatcagttaccg contains these protein-coding regions:
- a CDS encoding uncharacterized protein (encoded by transcript BESB_064020) — translated: MSAHYSLVIEQDSFVPYLPYYLIGLIFLQTAFGLIELSHPDNSIPVNRFVTPLHIVPEWYFLAYYAVLKVIPSKTGGLLVFMSSLINLALLSEIRALNTRMLIRQHFMTRNVVSGWVIIWVYSMIFLIIIGSAIPQATYILYGRLATIVYLTTGLVLCLY